The following nucleotide sequence is from Thermostaphylospora chromogena.
AGGGGCCGCGAATAGGAGAGGTCGCGACCCTGGCTATGAGCCCGGGTGGCATGCGCGAAGGGCCGTGGCACCCGGGCGGCCATGACCTCATCGACGACCAGTGAAGTGACATGGGCATCGCGATACAGGCACAGGACACCGTTTACGGCCGGGGAGCCGCCGGCCTTTGGGTGCTCCTCGAACATATAGACGACGGATCGTGGACGCTCTCCGCCCGGGCGCAGACCGACCAAGACGGGACGGTGGCCCAGTGGTGCGACCGCAAACTCGAACGCGGGATGTACCGGATCGTCCTCGACACCGACCCCTATTTCGTCAGCCTGGGCTTGAGGGCCGCCTATCCCGAGATAGTCGTCGCCTTCCGCGTGGTCGACGAGACCGCCGTGGGCAACGTCCAGATCCTCCTCTCCCCGCATTCCTTCTCCGCTTATTTCGGTTCGCTCAGCTGAGATGCAGCGCGTACGGTCGCGCAGACAGTGAGGCCCGCCATGAAGATCAGTCGCTACTCGGCATTCCCTCCGGTACCGCTCGACGACCGCCGATGGCCGACCGCCACCGTCAGCGCGCCGCCGCGCTGGCTCTCCACCGACCTGCGGGACGGCAACCAGGCCCTGTCCCGTCCGATGGACCCCGAGCGCAAGCTGAGGCTGTTCGATCTGCTGGTCGACATGGGCTACAAGGAGATCGAGATCGGTTTCCCGGCCGCCAGCCGGGACGACTACGACTTCGTCCGGCTCCTCATCGAACAGGAGCGCATCCCGGACGACGTGTGCGTGTCGGTGCTGACCCAGGCCCGCGACGAACTGATCGAACGGACGGTGGCGAGCCTGAGCGGCGCGCCCCGGGCCCTGCTGCACCTGTACAACGCGACCTCCCCGCTCATGCGGCGACTGGTGTTCGGCATGAACCGGGAGGAGTGCAAGGACCTGGCCGTCCACGGCGCCCGCCTGGTCCTGAAGTACGTCGACGAACTGCTGGACGGCTGCGACGTCCGCCTGCAGTACTCCCCCGAGCACTTCCAGGACACCGAACTGGACTTCTCCCTGGAGGTCTGCGAGGCCGTCATGGACGTCTGGCAGCCGGAGCCCGACCGCCAGATCATCCTGAACTTCCCCACCACGGTCGAGCGTGCGACGCCCAACGTCTTCGCCGACCAGATCGAGTGGATGCATCGCAACCTGTCCCGCCGCGAGCACGTGTGCCTGTCGGTGCACCCGCACAACGACCGCGGCACGGGTGTGGCCGCCGCGGAGCTGGCGATGCTGGCGGGGGCCGAGCGGGTCGAGGGCTGCCTGTTCGGCGGTGGCGAGCGGGCGGGCAACGTCTGCCTGGTCACGCTGGGCCTGAACCTGGTGACGCAGGGCATCGACCCCGGCATCGACTTCACCGACCTCGACCGGGTGCGCCGAGTCGTCGAGGAGTGCACCGGGCTGCCGGTCCCGCCGCGGCATCCGTACGGAGGCGAGCTGGTCTTCACCGCGTTCTCCGGGGGCCACCAGGACGCGATCAAGAAGGCGTTCGACGCCCTGGACCGCGAGGCGGCCCGCACCGGGCTCGACCGCGCGCTGCTTCCCTGGCGGGTGCCGTACCTGCCGGTGGATCCGCACGACATCGGGCGGACCTATGAGGCGGTGGTGCGGGTCACCAGCCAGTCGGGCAAGGCGGGCCCCGCCTACCTGCTGGGCCGGTACGGGTTCAGCCTGCCCAGGGAGCTGCAGCTGGAATTCGCCCGGATCGTCCAGCCGCTGACCGAGGGCGGCCGGGGAGAGATCACGCCGCAACGGATCAGGAAGCTCTTCGAAGAGGAATACCTCCGTCCCGCCGCGCCGGCCCTCGACGCACCGGCCTTCGCCCCGCCGGGCGCCGCGGCCACCGTGCACATCGACGGCCACGCCGACGGGGACGGCCCGGAACGGGCCCGGGCCGTCGCCGAACTGCGGGCGGTCCTCCGGCGTGGCGGCGTGCGCCTCCGCGCGGTGCACCACCTCGACGGGACGGCGAGGGCCCACGGCCGGATCGTCGTCTACGCGCGGTGCGAACTGGACGACGCCGTCGTCTGGGGGGTCGGCGCCGCCGACGACGTCGCCGGCGCGGCGTCGGCGGCCGTCGGCTCGGCCGTGGCCAGGGCGCGGCGCGCCGGGCTGCCCGCCCCCGGTTCTCACCCGGCCCGGACGGAGGGCGACGACGGGACGGGACACCGTCCCCGTCCGGCATGAGGGCCCCTCGGACATCCATCAGGAGACGGCCATGGCACTCATCGAACGCCAGGAGGAGATGGCCTGCCTGGAGTCGCTCGTCGCGAACGCCATCCTCGGCCGAGGAAGGGTCGCGCTGGTCGGCGGGCCGATCGGGACGGGGAAGAGCGCTCTGCTGCGTGCGCTCTCCGAGCAGGCCATCGAGCTGGGCGCCCTGGCGGTGACCGCCTCCGGTTCCCGGCTGGAGCGGCACCTGCAGCTGGGGGTGCTGCGCCAGCTCATCCAGGACGCCCCGTTGACGCGGGAAGAGCGGGAGCAGGCGGACACGCTGCTGGAGGAGGCCACGCGGACGGCGACGGGAAGCCGTCCCGACTCCGAGCGGCTGATCGACGCGCAGATCGTGCACGCGCTGGTCACGGTGCTGCTGGATCTGTCGGAGCGCTGCCCGCTGGTGATCGTGGTCGATGACGTGCACCACACGGACCGGACGTCGCTGCTGTGCCTGTCTTATCTGGCACGGCGGGCCAAGAACGCCCGCATCGTCGCGGTGTTCTCGCACGACGACCGCGACGGCGACGACCACTTCGAAGCGGACCTGCTGCGCCTGCCGCACTGCAGCCGCATGCGGCTCGCGCCGCTGTCCCGCAAGGGCGTGGCGGCGCTGGTGGCCGCGCAGGTGGGCCTCGGGGCGGCGGAGCGTTTCGCCGAGGACTGGTACGCCATCAGCGGCGGCAACCCGTGGCTGGCCGGCGAGCTGGCCGCGGACCACCGGCAGTTCCTGCACACCGCCGAGGACCCGCCGCGCGAGGTCGTCGTCGGGGAGCGGTTCGTGCGGGCGATCCAGGAGTGCCTGCGACGCTGCTCCTCGCAGACGGTGCGGGTGGCGCACGGCCTGGCCGTCCTCGGCGATGCCGACGGGCTCGACGAACTGCTGGCGCTTCCTTCGATAACCGTCGAGAGGGAGCTCATCACCATCGGCGCGGTGGGGCTGCTCAAGGCGGGCGGGTACCGGCACGAGGCGGTACGGCGGGCCGTCCTGTCCGGCATGGACCCGGACGAGCGCGGGGAGCTGTACCGCCGCGCGGCCGAGCTGGCCTACACCCGGGGCATGTCGCCGTGTGTGGTGGCCGACCGGCTTCTGCAGGCGACCGGGATGGAGGCGCCATGGGTGGTGCCCACCCTGGAGGAGGCCGCGCTGATCGCGCTGCGCAAGGGCGAGGTGGAGTCGGCGGTGGCCTATCTCAAGATGGCCTGGCGCGAATGCACGGACGAGCGGCACCGCACGAAGATCATGACGATGATCGTGCGCGCGGAGTGGCGGATCAACCCCGCCGCGCCCACCGGGCACCTGGACCGGCTCGCCGAGGCCATGCACCGGGGCAGCCTGCGCGGCAGCGACGCGGTCGTGCTGGCTCGGGCGCTGCTGTGGCACGGCCGTTTCGACGACGCGCGCGACGTGCTGGAGCAGCTCAACCGGGAGGCGGCCGCATCCGACCACGACACGCTCGCCGAGCTGGTCGTGGCCCGGCTCTGGCTCCGCGTCACCCACCCGCCGCTGGCGGCCCACGTCGGTCACCCGCCGCGGGAGCACATCCTCGCCTCCATGATGTCGACCGCGGTCAGCAGGCGGCTGGAGTCCACCCTGGCGCTGGCGGAGGTGCTCACGCGGGGTCCTCGCGCGCACAGCCTGGACACCGTCGAGCGCATATTGGAGGGCGCCGGGCTGGACGAGATGTCCTTGGACGTGGTGGAGAACTCCCTGCTGGCCCTCACCTATGCGGGGCGGTGCGAGCGGGCCGCCTCCCTGTGCGACGTGTTCGGCGCCGAGGCGGCGGCCCGGCGGGCGCCCAGCAGGCAGGCGCGGCTGGCGGCCATCCGCGCGGAGATCGCGATCCGGCAGGGCGACATGCATCTCGCCGAACGGCACGCCCGCGTCGCCCTCGACACGATCCCGATGAGCAGCTGGGGTGTGGCCGTCGGCGGCCCGCTGGCCAGCCTGGTCATCGCGTTGACCGCGATGGGGCGGCACGACGCAGCGCGCGAGCTGCTGGACCGGCCGGTGGACGAGGCGATGTTCCAGACCCGGTACGGCCTGCACTACCTGTACGCCCGAGGCCGTCACAACCTGGCGGGAGAGTCGTTCCGGCTGGCGATGCACGACTTCCTGCGCTGCGGCGAGCTGATGACCGCCTGGGGCCTGAACACCCCGGCGCTGATCCCGTGGCAGGCCGACGCCGGGGAGGCGTGCCTGCGGATGGGCCAGGCGGAGGAGGCCGCGCGGTTCATCGACGCGCACCTGAACGCCTGCGCTCCGGACGCGCACCGCAGCCGGGGCATCGGCCTGCGGCTGAAGGCGGCCGTGTCCGAGCCGTCGCGCCGTCCGGCGCTGCTGCGCCAGGCCACCGAGTACCTCCAGCTCGCCGGGGACAAGTACGAGCTGACCCGGGCGCTGTTCGACCTCGTCGAGGCCTACGACGCGCTGGGCGAGTACCGGAGGGCCAGGACGGTCGCGGGCCGCGCCCAGGCGGCGGCGTGGAAGTGCGGGGCCGAGTCCATCGCCGAGGCGCTGAGCCGGGCGGCGGACGCCGCCACGCCCTCCCCGCTGCCCGACAAGCTGATCGACGTGCTGAGCAGCGCGGAGCGGCGGGTCGCCGCCCTGGCGGCGGCGGGCTACACCAACCGGGAGATCGCGGCGAAGCTCTACATCACGGTCAGCACGGTCGAGCAGCACCTGACCCGCACCTACCGGAAGCTGAACATCAGCCGCCGCGCCGACCTGCCGCTCGTGGTCGAGTTCGACGACCGGGCACGGCCCTGACCGGGCACGACCGAAGATGCGCGCGCCCGCCGGGCGGGCCGAGCGTCGAGGTCATGGAACTCATCGTGGTCCGGGGGCGGGCGACCCCCGAGGAGTTGGAGGCGATCGCCGCGGCCATCACCCGGCAGGTGGCCGAGCATGCCGGGCGGGAGGCGTCGCCCTGGTCTGATCCGTCCTGGCTCGTCCGCGGGCCGCTCACGGCCCGCGGCGGCGACGGCTGGCGGCTGGCCGCCTGGACGCAGTGATATCTGATTTCGTGCTGTCTGCCGCTTGTGCGGCAAACGGCGCAACTTATGAAAAAACTCGCCCCCCGGTCCGACGGCATCCTGAGGACACATGCGGAATGGGAGGGCGACATGCACCACACGACGACGTCGCGTGACACGCAACGCGACTCCGTCCCCGCGACGGCTTCCCCGGTGGTCACGGCCGCGGACCGGCCGCATCGGAGGTGGAAGGTCATCCTGTTCAGCTCCTTAGCGGGCTTCCTGCTCACGGTCGTCTGGTCGGCCGAGTTCGTCGATCGGACCATCGGCGGCGGCATCGCCGGCGCGATACTCGGCGAGGAGACGCTCGAGCAGCCGATCGCCGGCGTGGCGGCCGGCATTCTGTTCGCCTTCGTCAGCGGCCTCGCGGGCACGTTCACCGCGTGCAACATCGCCGCGTTCAGCGCGATCGCCCCGCTGGTGAACTCCGAAGGCGCCTGGAGCAGGCTCACCCGCGCCCTCGCCCCGCTGGCCTGGCTGGCCGCCGGGATGGTCGCGGTCTCCGCCTGCTACGGGGCGATCGTGGGCGTGGTGGGCACCTCCATGCCGCAGTTCTCCACCGCGCGGCCCGCCCCCGGCGTCATCTCCCCGTACCTGATCCAGTCCATGGTGGTCTTCGGCGTGATCGGCCTGGCCATGCTCTACCTGGGCCTGGCCACGCTCGGCCTGGTGCCGGACCCGTTCGCCCGGGCCCCGCGCGGCAGGATGGTCTTCCTGGGCATGCTCATCGGCGGCTTCCTGATCGGGCGGCCGTTCCCGATGTTCCGGCAGCTCTTCAGGGACGCCGCCGAGAGCGGCGACCCGCTGTACGGCGCGGCGGCGTTCGTCCTGCAGTCCCTCGGCAACGTGTTGATCATGGGCGTCCTGTTCGTGCTCCTGACCGTGATCGGCGGGAGCAGGCTGCATCGCTGGCTGGCGGCCAAGCCGGGCCGCGCGGCCGTGCTGACCGCGAGTGCGCTCATCGCCGCCGGCGTCTTCACCTTCCTGTACTGGGACGTACGGATGCTCGCCAGGCGGGAGATCATCCCCTGGTACCCCATGGCGCCCTGGACCTGATCGACGGGAGACCACCGTGTCCACTCTCCTCGGCTCCCTGCGCAGGACCGTCCTGGCGCCCTCCCTGGCCGACGTGTCGTTCAGCGGGCGCGGCTTCCCCGTGTCCCCCTCCCCGCGGACGGCCCGCCTCGAAGCGATCCCCCAGGCCGTCGTCTGCGGTTTCGAATGGGGGATGGACTCCCACGACCTGTGGGAGATCGAACGCAGGCTGGCCATGGTCGACGCGGAGCTGCGCGGCTTCGCCTACGAGGGCGCGACGATGGCCTTCACCATCCTGGACGTCATGCCCGGCCGGCGCTCCGACCGGACCCGCGCCCTGCTCTCCGGGCCCGGACAGCCGCACATCTTCCTCGCCTACATCGGCATCGGCTTCGCCATGGCGCGGCTGCCCAGGCCGCTGTGGAAGAAGGTGCTGCCCGATCTGACCGGCACGCCGTACCACCCGACGATGAGCTGGCTCGCGGTCGACGGGTACGGCTTCGACCTGGCCTACTTCCACACCCACCGCTGGGTCGGCCAGCAGCGGGTGCCCGAGCCCTACCCCTGGCGGGGACATGCCGACTACTTCCCACGAGCGGTGGACCAGGGCATCGGCCGGGCCCTGTGGTTCATCCACGGCGGCCGGGTACCCGCCGTGGCCGCCGCGGTGCGCGCCTTCGCCACGCACCGACAGCCCGACCTGTGGAGCGGCGTCGGCCTGGCCGCGACGTTCGCCGGCGGCTGGGAGGACGGCGCGCTGAGCGCGCTTGTGGACGAGGCCGGCGAGCACCGTGCCGAACTGGCCCAGGGCTCGGTCTTCGCGGTCAAGGCACGGCACTACTCGGGACACGTGCCGGCGCACACGGTGGCCTCGACCGCGGCGCTCACCGGCCTGTCCGTGGCGGACGCCGTCGCGCTCGCCGACGGCTGCGCGGTCGAACCGGGAGACCACGGAAGGGTCCCCGATTACGAGATATGGCGGCGACGGGTGCGCGAGCATTTCACCGCTGAAATCAACACGAATTATCGATGACGACACCGGACGAAATCCGGCCGGCCCCGATCATGGTCGGCCGGATTTCACTTTTCATCCCCCAGAAACACCCGCTCACCTGAGCAAATCCGGAGTTGTCCGACCGCCTCCTGACATGTGTAAATGTGAAGGAATATCAATCTGTTGAGCGGCGGAGGCTGGTTTGGGCAGCGGAGCATTACGGACGTTGATCCGAAGAATCCTGGTACCGGATGTCAAGGAGACGACGGTCGAGAAACGCGGCTTCTGGGTGAAGAACGCGGAATCCACGGAATTACTGGAGACGATCGGCGAGTTCTTCCTCGCCGGTTACGCCTACGCCGTGGAGGCGCGTACCCCCGCCGCGGCGGAGGAGCGGCTGGAGGAGATCCCCGCCCGCTT
It contains:
- a CDS encoding hydroxyisourate hydrolase, with protein sequence MGIAIQAQDTVYGRGAAGLWVLLEHIDDGSWTLSARAQTDQDGTVAQWCDRKLERGMYRIVLDTDPYFVSLGLRAAYPEIVVAFRVVDETAVGNVQILLSPHSFSAYFGSLS
- a CDS encoding AAA family ATPase, which gives rise to MALIERQEEMACLESLVANAILGRGRVALVGGPIGTGKSALLRALSEQAIELGALAVTASGSRLERHLQLGVLRQLIQDAPLTREEREQADTLLEEATRTATGSRPDSERLIDAQIVHALVTVLLDLSERCPLVIVVDDVHHTDRTSLLCLSYLARRAKNARIVAVFSHDDRDGDDHFEADLLRLPHCSRMRLAPLSRKGVAALVAAQVGLGAAERFAEDWYAISGGNPWLAGELAADHRQFLHTAEDPPREVVVGERFVRAIQECLRRCSSQTVRVAHGLAVLGDADGLDELLALPSITVERELITIGAVGLLKAGGYRHEAVRRAVLSGMDPDERGELYRRAAELAYTRGMSPCVVADRLLQATGMEAPWVVPTLEEAALIALRKGEVESAVAYLKMAWRECTDERHRTKIMTMIVRAEWRINPAAPTGHLDRLAEAMHRGSLRGSDAVVLARALLWHGRFDDARDVLEQLNREAAASDHDTLAELVVARLWLRVTHPPLAAHVGHPPREHILASMMSTAVSRRLESTLALAEVLTRGPRAHSLDTVERILEGAGLDEMSLDVVENSLLALTYAGRCERAASLCDVFGAEAAARRAPSRQARLAAIRAEIAIRQGDMHLAERHARVALDTIPMSSWGVAVGGPLASLVIALTAMGRHDAARELLDRPVDEAMFQTRYGLHYLYARGRHNLAGESFRLAMHDFLRCGELMTAWGLNTPALIPWQADAGEACLRMGQAEEAARFIDAHLNACAPDAHRSRGIGLRLKAAVSEPSRRPALLRQATEYLQLAGDKYELTRALFDLVEAYDALGEYRRARTVAGRAQAAAWKCGAESIAEALSRAADAATPSPLPDKLIDVLSSAERRVAALAAAGYTNREIAAKLYITVSTVEQHLTRTYRKLNISRRADLPLVVEFDDRARP
- a CDS encoding DUF1702 family protein: MSTLLGSLRRTVLAPSLADVSFSGRGFPVSPSPRTARLEAIPQAVVCGFEWGMDSHDLWEIERRLAMVDAELRGFAYEGATMAFTILDVMPGRRSDRTRALLSGPGQPHIFLAYIGIGFAMARLPRPLWKKVLPDLTGTPYHPTMSWLAVDGYGFDLAYFHTHRWVGQQRVPEPYPWRGHADYFPRAVDQGIGRALWFIHGGRVPAVAAAVRAFATHRQPDLWSGVGLAATFAGGWEDGALSALVDEAGEHRAELAQGSVFAVKARHYSGHVPAHTVASTAALTGLSVADAVALADGCAVEPGDHGRVPDYEIWRRRVREHFTAEINTNYR
- a CDS encoding 2-isopropylmalate synthase yields the protein MKISRYSAFPPVPLDDRRWPTATVSAPPRWLSTDLRDGNQALSRPMDPERKLRLFDLLVDMGYKEIEIGFPAASRDDYDFVRLLIEQERIPDDVCVSVLTQARDELIERTVASLSGAPRALLHLYNATSPLMRRLVFGMNREECKDLAVHGARLVLKYVDELLDGCDVRLQYSPEHFQDTELDFSLEVCEAVMDVWQPEPDRQIILNFPTTVERATPNVFADQIEWMHRNLSRREHVCLSVHPHNDRGTGVAAAELAMLAGAERVEGCLFGGGERAGNVCLVTLGLNLVTQGIDPGIDFTDLDRVRRVVEECTGLPVPPRHPYGGELVFTAFSGGHQDAIKKAFDALDREAARTGLDRALLPWRVPYLPVDPHDIGRTYEAVVRVTSQSGKAGPAYLLGRYGFSLPRELQLEFARIVQPLTEGGRGEITPQRIRKLFEEEYLRPAAPALDAPAFAPPGAAATVHIDGHADGDGPERARAVAELRAVLRRGGVRLRAVHHLDGTARAHGRIVVYARCELDDAVVWGVGAADDVAGAASAAVGSAVARARRAGLPAPGSHPARTEGDDGTGHRPRPA